The proteins below come from a single Echinimonas agarilytica genomic window:
- a CDS encoding low molecular weight protein-tyrosine-phosphatase translates to MQAQPTSQIRSVLMVCMGNICRSPTAEAVFRQMAQAHGLSVHIDSAGTIGHHSGAKPDPRSVKVGQGRGYDFGHICSRKVVPDDFYKFDLILAMDQANFDDLIDTCPEKQLAHKVRLMLEFSSQSEHSEVPDPYYGGARGFDLVLDLIEDASQGLVTHITESYPSQG, encoded by the coding sequence ATGCAAGCTCAACCTACTTCTCAGATCAGGTCCGTTCTCATGGTGTGTATGGGCAATATTTGTCGTTCGCCTACCGCTGAAGCTGTGTTTCGACAAATGGCTCAAGCTCATGGTCTATCTGTGCATATCGATAGTGCTGGTACCATTGGCCATCACTCTGGCGCTAAACCTGATCCGCGTTCAGTGAAAGTGGGGCAAGGCCGTGGCTATGATTTTGGCCATATCTGTTCGCGTAAAGTTGTGCCAGATGACTTTTACAAGTTTGATCTTATTTTGGCCATGGACCAAGCCAACTTCGATGACTTAATTGACACATGCCCGGAAAAACAACTCGCCCATAAAGTACGCCTAATGCTCGAATTTTCGTCGCAGTCGGAACATTCGGAAGTGCCAGACCCATACTATGGCGGTGCCCGTGGCTTTGATTTGGTGTTGGATTTAATTGAAGATGCAAGCCAAGGGCTTGTGACCCATATTACTGAATCTTATCCCAGCCAAGGATAA
- a CDS encoding ABC transporter ATP-binding protein, with product MTHHTSPPFINVQQLQWKAGQRAILDDVTFALPKGRFIGLIGPNGAGKTSLLRCLTRFYQPGQGCIELDAKPLQYWTRTQLAQRVALVAQHTNAAMNLSVFELVRMGLTPYKTAFESDTSADLECISGCLDKMGVLDKSSQQINTLSGGELQRVLIAKALVQSPELMLLDEPTNHLDMCYAHDVMALVRQLDMTVLASIHDVNLAAQYCDYLVFVKAGTCIHFGPTSEVFNAANLSELFDRPCRVDEHPYHRQLWMNFIAQGAQ from the coding sequence GTGACACACCATACATCGCCCCCATTCATTAATGTGCAACAGCTGCAATGGAAAGCAGGGCAGCGAGCCATTCTTGATGATGTAACGTTCGCGCTTCCTAAAGGTCGATTTATTGGATTGATTGGCCCAAACGGTGCTGGAAAAACCTCATTGCTGCGCTGCTTAACTCGCTTCTATCAACCCGGCCAAGGCTGCATTGAACTGGATGCAAAACCGTTGCAGTATTGGACTCGAACGCAGTTGGCTCAACGAGTTGCTCTGGTGGCACAACACACAAATGCCGCCATGAACCTTTCGGTCTTTGAATTAGTGCGTATGGGGCTGACCCCTTATAAAACGGCTTTTGAGAGCGATACGAGTGCCGATCTAGAATGTATTTCTGGTTGTCTAGACAAGATGGGGGTGCTGGATAAGTCCTCGCAGCAAATTAACACATTATCTGGTGGTGAATTACAGCGTGTGCTTATTGCTAAGGCGCTGGTGCAATCCCCTGAACTGATGCTGCTGGATGAACCAACCAATCATCTCGACATGTGTTATGCACACGATGTGATGGCGCTTGTACGCCAACTTGATATGACGGTTCTTGCAAGCATCCACGATGTTAATTTAGCGGCCCAATATTGCGACTATTTAGTGTTTGTCAAGGCAGGCACCTGCATCCATTTTGGCCCCACTTCGGAGGTCTTCAATGCAGCAAATTTGAGTGAATTGTTTGACCGGCCTTGTCGTGTTGACGAACACCCTTATCACCGGCAACTTTGGATGAACTTTATCGCTCAGGGAGCACAGTGA
- a CDS encoding FecCD family ABC transporter permease produces MKGISITILVLVSVVSIVLSLNFGAANIDVWQTTMCHLQSNDCAPSAFANTIVFDIRLPRVITGFAVGAGLTLAGNILQGVTRNPLADPYLFGIVSGAGLGAVLGGIVASATGIQVPLTVLAFVGALGAVFIVVTVSAKHHWQRIDQVLLAGVAVSFLCTAVTSLLLYLDSPHAANRVIFWLMGSLANADWQAVSLIVPVVLAGAFVVQGLTRQLDALQLSDDAIHALGISISKLRMMLMLLVASMSAVIVAFCGGIGFVGLMVPHIVRQLFGYRNSVSNVACVFAGGTFLVWVDVVARSILPNQEIPIGIITAAIGSVFFIVLMSRRSA; encoded by the coding sequence ATGAAGGGTATTTCAATCACAATATTAGTGCTAGTGAGCGTTGTAAGTATTGTGCTGAGTTTAAATTTTGGTGCTGCGAATATCGATGTATGGCAAACAACCATGTGTCATTTGCAATCAAATGACTGTGCGCCCAGCGCATTTGCAAACACGATTGTGTTCGATATTCGTTTACCGCGAGTTATTACGGGCTTTGCGGTAGGAGCTGGGTTGACGTTAGCCGGAAATATTCTTCAAGGTGTCACCCGAAATCCATTAGCTGATCCATATCTGTTTGGCATTGTTTCAGGTGCCGGTTTAGGAGCCGTATTAGGCGGGATTGTGGCAAGCGCCACAGGTATTCAAGTGCCTTTGACCGTGCTGGCATTCGTAGGCGCGTTGGGCGCGGTGTTTATTGTGGTGACCGTGAGTGCGAAGCATCATTGGCAGCGTATCGATCAAGTGCTATTGGCTGGTGTCGCAGTGTCTTTCTTATGCACTGCAGTGACTAGTTTGTTGCTATATCTTGATAGTCCCCATGCCGCAAACCGTGTGATTTTTTGGTTGATGGGAAGCCTTGCGAATGCAGACTGGCAAGCCGTGAGTCTTATTGTGCCAGTGGTATTAGCCGGGGCGTTTGTCGTGCAAGGGTTAACCCGACAACTGGATGCTTTGCAGCTGTCAGACGACGCTATTCATGCGCTCGGTATATCCATTAGTAAACTAAGGATGATGTTAATGTTACTGGTCGCGTCTATGAGCGCAGTCATCGTAGCATTTTGCGGTGGTATTGGCTTTGTTGGCTTAATGGTGCCCCATATTGTGCGTCAGCTGTTTGGTTATCGCAATTCTGTGTCAAACGTCGCTTGCGTGTTTGCTGGCGGTACATTCCTCGTTTGGGTTGACGTGGTCGCGCGGTCTATCTTGCCCAATCAAGAGATCCCCATTGGTATTATTACAGCAGCAATTGGAAGCGTGTTTTTCATTGTTCTAATGAGTCGTAGGAGCGCATGA
- the cobT gene encoding nicotinate-nucleotide--dimethylbenzimidazole phosphoribosyltransferase has protein sequence MAGSQLILHTLMCNVQPVDGSRRGEFEAEMNRKVKPLGSLGQLESLAIDLALMSGRTGVINHAELFLFAADHGVAQTGVSIAPQAVTAMMVEQFTRGTAAINSVCTTTNTPLNIIDAGLLNTVNHVSVIDTAVARGTQNFQHEPAMSEAVALSSILAGFKLIEHHISKGCDCVLLGEMGIGNTTSAAAIMAALTSFYTSECVGHGTGVSDEVVELKVELISKALLRIDDISDPLQVLQEVGGLEIAQMVGAMLASASLKTPVVIDGFICSAAALLAVTIEPNVRGYLIFAHLSDERGHEKMLSELHAKPLLKLGMKLGEGTGAALAVPLIRSAAACLAHMGTLEQVGLA, from the coding sequence ATGGCGGGTTCACAATTAATTTTACACACATTGATGTGCAATGTTCAGCCCGTAGACGGTTCGCGCCGTGGTGAATTTGAGGCTGAAATGAACCGCAAGGTAAAACCTCTCGGTTCACTTGGACAACTGGAATCGCTCGCTATTGATTTGGCACTCATGAGCGGTCGAACTGGTGTCATTAATCACGCTGAGCTGTTTTTATTTGCAGCCGATCATGGCGTGGCTCAAACAGGTGTCAGCATTGCCCCGCAAGCGGTGACGGCAATGATGGTAGAGCAGTTCACGCGCGGCACTGCGGCTATTAATAGTGTTTGTACCACAACCAATACGCCATTGAACATCATTGATGCTGGCCTACTGAACACAGTGAATCACGTGTCTGTTATTGATACTGCCGTGGCACGTGGAACTCAGAACTTTCAACATGAACCCGCGATGTCAGAGGCTGTGGCGTTAAGTTCTATTTTGGCCGGCTTTAAACTCATCGAACACCATATATCCAAGGGGTGCGATTGTGTATTGCTTGGCGAAATGGGAATTGGTAACACCACCAGTGCTGCTGCAATTATGGCCGCACTGACATCATTTTATACCAGCGAGTGTGTGGGGCATGGCACAGGTGTGTCAGACGAAGTGGTTGAGCTTAAAGTTGAACTGATTTCCAAAGCCTTGTTGCGAATCGACGATATATCCGATCCTTTGCAGGTATTGCAAGAAGTCGGTGGGCTTGAAATTGCTCAGATGGTTGGCGCTATGTTGGCTAGCGCATCACTCAAGACTCCTGTAGTGATCGATGGGTTTATTTGCAGCGCGGCAGCGTTGCTGGCTGTCACTATAGAACCCAATGTACGGGGGTACCTCATATTTGCCCATCTATCGGATGAGCGCGGTCATGAAAAAATGCTCAGTGAATTGCATGCCAAACCACTGTTGAAGTTGGGCATGAAACTGGGGGAAGGCACAGGAGCGGCTTTGGCTGTTCCATTGATTCGGTCTGCAGCTGCATGTTTGGCCCATATGGGCACGCTCGAACAAGTGGGGCTCGCATAG
- a CDS encoding adenosylcobinamide-GDP ribazoletransferase, translating to MRYQWHLFLLALAFLTRIPIPASVPFSEPRLNQANRYFALVGTLIGAISASIFLISHTLFSIEVAVVMAMIASLMTTGVFHEDGLADSADGLGGGLTIERKLAIMKDSRIGSYGSAALMMALLMKFAVLSSIPQVVVALIVGHTLSRAVAASLIGAMPYVSESDGSKSKPLANTQSQTDVWFLVVTCAAILLWLPIVHALALVAMCMCVRQMAKIYLSRQIGGYTGDTLGACQQVAELACYLCFALPWFL from the coding sequence ATGCGCTATCAATGGCACTTGTTTTTGTTAGCGTTGGCATTTCTCACGCGTATTCCGATTCCAGCGAGCGTGCCGTTTAGTGAGCCTCGGCTTAATCAAGCGAATCGCTATTTTGCGTTGGTTGGCACCTTGATTGGCGCCATCTCCGCGAGCATTTTTTTAATCAGCCATACCTTGTTTAGCATTGAGGTTGCAGTGGTAATGGCAATGATCGCCAGCCTCATGACCACGGGCGTGTTTCATGAGGACGGTTTAGCGGATAGTGCCGATGGTTTAGGCGGTGGCCTAACCATTGAACGCAAACTTGCGATTATGAAAGACAGCCGGATTGGTAGTTATGGTTCAGCGGCATTAATGATGGCCCTGCTGATGAAATTCGCTGTACTTTCATCGATTCCACAAGTTGTGGTGGCGCTCATTGTTGGGCATACACTTTCGCGCGCTGTGGCAGCCTCTCTCATTGGCGCAATGCCCTATGTTTCTGAGTCAGATGGTAGTAAATCTAAACCGTTGGCCAATACTCAAAGCCAAACCGATGTGTGGTTTTTGGTCGTTACATGTGCCGCTATTTTACTTTGGTTACCGATTGTACACGCGCTTGCGCTAGTGGCGATGTGTATGTGTGTACGGCAGATGGCAAAAATCTATCTCTCGCGCCAAATAGGCGGCTACACGGGCGATACATTAGGTGCTTGTCAGCAAGTGGCTGAGCTAGCGTGTTACTTATGCTTCGCCTTACCATGGTTTTTATAA
- the cobU gene encoding bifunctional adenosylcobinamide kinase/adenosylcobinamide-phosphate guanylyltransferase, giving the protein MLNLTQLPCHMLVLGGARSGKSQFAENIIISTNAAPHQVTYVATATVIDDEMEHRIAHHQQSRPSGWALVEEPVSITKVLANKSSSEHLILVDCLTLWLNNLLFNELSDEQIERQVDALCDVIKSSSATIVLVSNEVGQGIVSDNALARRFVDLSGRMNQKLAQAVGTVVLVTAGLPLYLKGGGT; this is encoded by the coding sequence ATGCTTAATCTCACACAATTACCTTGTCACATGCTGGTATTGGGTGGTGCCCGATCAGGTAAAAGCCAGTTTGCTGAAAACATAATCATCAGCACAAACGCGGCGCCACACCAAGTTACTTATGTTGCAACGGCAACTGTCATTGATGATGAAATGGAGCATCGAATTGCCCATCATCAACAAAGCCGACCCAGCGGTTGGGCTTTGGTAGAAGAGCCTGTAAGCATAACAAAGGTACTTGCCAATAAATCGAGCTCCGAGCATCTTATCTTGGTGGATTGCCTTACGTTGTGGCTCAATAATTTACTGTTTAACGAACTATCGGATGAGCAAATCGAACGGCAAGTCGATGCATTGTGCGATGTTATTAAAAGTTCTTCTGCCACCATTGTCTTGGTGTCTAATGAAGTCGGGCAAGGTATTGTTTCCGATAATGCTTTAGCGCGACGATTTGTTGATCTATCAGGACGTATGAATCAGAAGTTAGCGCAAGCGGTTGGCACGGTTGTGTTGGTGACGGCGGGTTTACCTCTTTACCTCAAAGGGGGGGGCACATGA
- a CDS encoding histidine phosphatase family protein, whose product MTPVYIDFLRHGPVAGLPALNGVTDVALAEGALDNMQRQAKRFAIEYQAVISSPKRRCRTFAERYSTQRDVSLHIEPQWQEFDFGDLDGVPFEQMNEQQRSIMGLFWAHSTNFELPGAECYEAFSNRIWSAWQHLATSNPQSTLVVTHGGVIVVLVALLMNIPLADAYKRLHVGYASMTRVCFYDDPKQARIEFIGAPLV is encoded by the coding sequence ATGACTCCAGTTTATATCGATTTTCTCCGTCATGGGCCAGTCGCGGGCTTACCTGCACTCAATGGTGTCACCGATGTAGCGCTCGCAGAAGGCGCGTTGGACAACATGCAACGGCAGGCAAAGCGCTTTGCTATCGAGTATCAAGCTGTGATCAGTTCACCTAAGCGGCGATGCCGCACATTCGCTGAACGCTACAGTACGCAGCGTGATGTGTCGCTTCATATTGAACCACAATGGCAAGAGTTTGATTTTGGTGATTTGGATGGTGTGCCGTTCGAGCAAATGAACGAGCAACAGCGGTCAATAATGGGATTGTTTTGGGCGCATAGCACTAACTTCGAGTTGCCTGGAGCGGAATGCTATGAGGCATTTTCAAATCGCATTTGGTCAGCATGGCAGCACCTTGCTACATCCAACCCACAAAGCACTCTTGTTGTTACGCACGGTGGGGTGATTGTCGTATTAGTCGCGTTGTTAATGAATATTCCATTGGCTGATGCTTATAAACGTTTGCACGTTGGCTATGCGTCGATGACTCGTGTTTGTTTTTACGATGATCCGAAGCAGGCCCGAATTGAGTTTATTGGAGCGCCGCTGGTATGA
- a CDS encoding cobyric acid synthase — MTTLMIQGTASDVGKSVIVAGICRVLANRSFNVAPMKPQNMALNSAVTDEGLEIGRAQWVQAMAARQKPHVDFNPILLKPESDTGAQVIIHGKALTTMQAQQYHAHKPHAMAAVLESHKRLALAFDHIVVEGAGSPAEINLREGDIANMGFAEAVDCPVILVADIDKGGVFAQLVGTLELLSKSEQNRVVGFVINKFRGDIGLLESGLDWLENRTGKPVLGVLPYCHELHLAAEDAIESEQRRNEASRVKICVLGLPRISNHTDFDPLRLHTDIDLEFVMPQQNIPACDLVIIPGSKSVAHDLEFLRKQGWDVHIQRHLRYGGKVFGICGGYQMLGQSITDPCLIESQVERVEGLQYLNIYTQMNTKKTLRRVSGEMTLGQHSCAVTGYEIHCGQTQLNSASQASVLNLTSGHQQWQCGAQTEDQQIAGCYLHGLFDEAPAVTLLLSWLGHDTEQQDSIESIQENAIETLANTLEHHLDIPKLFKILNEDKHHE; from the coding sequence ATGACAACGTTGATGATTCAAGGCACCGCATCAGATGTTGGAAAATCTGTCATCGTTGCTGGAATTTGTCGAGTTCTTGCGAACCGTTCGTTCAATGTCGCGCCTATGAAGCCCCAGAACATGGCTCTGAACAGTGCTGTGACTGACGAAGGCTTGGAGATTGGCCGAGCGCAATGGGTACAAGCCATGGCTGCTCGGCAAAAACCGCACGTTGATTTCAATCCGATTTTACTGAAGCCAGAGTCAGACACGGGCGCACAAGTTATCATCCACGGCAAAGCTTTAACGACCATGCAAGCTCAGCAATATCACGCGCATAAACCGCATGCTATGGCGGCAGTGCTGGAGTCCCACAAACGCTTGGCCTTGGCGTTTGATCATATTGTTGTTGAAGGAGCGGGTAGCCCCGCAGAAATTAACCTACGCGAAGGTGATATTGCCAATATGGGGTTTGCTGAGGCGGTAGATTGTCCGGTGATCCTCGTGGCCGATATTGACAAAGGAGGGGTGTTTGCCCAGCTTGTTGGGACCTTAGAGCTCCTTTCTAAGTCTGAACAAAACCGAGTTGTAGGGTTTGTTATTAACAAGTTTCGGGGCGATATAGGCTTGCTAGAGTCGGGGCTCGATTGGCTAGAGAATCGCACCGGAAAACCGGTTTTAGGGGTTCTACCATATTGTCATGAACTGCACCTTGCTGCTGAAGACGCGATCGAAAGTGAGCAACGTCGAAATGAGGCTAGCCGTGTCAAAATCTGTGTACTTGGATTGCCACGCATTAGTAACCATACAGACTTCGATCCGCTCAGGCTCCATACCGATATTGATTTGGAATTTGTCATGCCGCAACAGAACATTCCAGCGTGCGACTTAGTTATTATTCCGGGTTCCAAATCGGTTGCGCATGACCTCGAGTTTTTGCGAAAGCAAGGCTGGGATGTGCACATACAGCGTCACCTTAGATACGGTGGCAAGGTCTTTGGCATTTGCGGTGGCTACCAAATGCTAGGGCAAAGCATTACCGATCCGTGCCTTATTGAAAGTCAGGTTGAGCGCGTAGAAGGGCTTCAATATCTCAACATATACACGCAAATGAATACCAAAAAGACGCTCCGCCGAGTGAGCGGTGAAATGACGCTGGGCCAACATAGTTGTGCAGTGACAGGTTATGAAATTCATTGTGGCCAGACGCAATTAAACAGCGCTTCGCAAGCGTCAGTATTAAATCTAACGAGTGGCCATCAACAATGGCAATGTGGCGCTCAAACCGAAGATCAGCAAATTGCAGGGTGCTACCTACATGGCCTGTTTGACGAAGCTCCTGCTGTGACTTTGCTTTTAAGTTGGTTAGGCCATGATACCGAACAACAAGACTCGATTGAGTCGATTCAGGAGAACGCCATCGAAACTTTGGCGAACACACTAGAACACCACTTAGACATACCAAAGTTGTTTAAGATTTTGAACGAGGATAAGCACCATGAGTGA
- the cobO gene encoding cob(I)yrinic acid a,c-diamide adenosyltransferase, translating to MSDKETQTEDATSTKQQKHQERQQKLKQKVDERIAAASEDKGLFLVITGNGKGKSTAGFGVVTRAVGHGYKAGVAQFIKGQWECGERNLLQNNGVEFHVMGTGFTWETQNRESDIEQSELIWKEAKRMLADPSIDVVLLDELTYLVSYKYLELDDVVNAIANRPDGQHVVVTGRGCHRQLIEMADTVSEVQSTKHAFDSGIKAQKGIDW from the coding sequence ATGAGTGACAAAGAGACTCAAACGGAAGACGCAACATCAACCAAACAGCAAAAGCATCAAGAACGTCAGCAAAAGTTAAAACAAAAAGTAGACGAGCGCATTGCTGCAGCAAGTGAAGACAAAGGCTTGTTTCTGGTGATTACAGGCAATGGCAAAGGCAAGTCTACCGCTGGCTTTGGTGTGGTGACACGCGCAGTTGGACATGGTTATAAAGCAGGCGTTGCACAATTTATCAAAGGTCAGTGGGAATGCGGTGAACGCAATCTGTTGCAAAACAATGGGGTCGAATTTCACGTGATGGGGACAGGTTTCACGTGGGAAACGCAAAATAGAGAATCTGACATCGAACAATCTGAGTTGATATGGAAAGAGGCGAAACGCATGTTGGCCGACCCGTCAATTGATGTGGTTCTACTCGACGAGTTGACTTACCTTGTGAGCTATAAATACCTTGAATTGGATGATGTGGTGAATGCAATTGCAAATCGTCCTGATGGACAACATGTAGTTGTGACCGGAAGAGGCTGTCATCGTCAGTTAATCGAAATGGCCGATACTGTGAGTGAAGTGCAATCTACCAAGCATGCTTTTGATAGTGGCATTAAAGCTCAAAAAGGAATCGACTGGTAA
- a CDS encoding cobalamin-binding protein, producing the protein MRALVLGIVLCCSVVFTFANEQQPKVVVLAPHVVEMLYTIGAGDQILATTEHSDFPEEALAIPRVGNYVRLQIETILELQPDYVIVWRNGNPPDDLARLERLGLNIVDSHPIQLSDVASELRKFGQLLGHQARAEQQALAFEHKLQSIRERYQSTTKLRVFYELWPQPLTTVSRGSWPQQILDLCHVDNVLIDTKGEYPNVSLETVVALSPSVIIQPHDSARNIPATDWSKWPVIPAVKKNNILHPNADRLHRMTTRMLDEASLLCEALDQLR; encoded by the coding sequence ATGCGTGCTCTGGTGCTTGGTATTGTCTTGTGTTGTTCTGTTGTGTTCACTTTTGCAAATGAACAGCAGCCAAAGGTTGTAGTATTAGCGCCTCATGTGGTGGAAATGCTCTATACCATTGGTGCAGGTGATCAAATTTTAGCAACAACAGAACATTCAGACTTTCCTGAAGAAGCGTTGGCCATTCCAAGAGTAGGCAACTACGTTCGACTACAAATAGAAACTATTTTGGAGCTACAGCCCGATTATGTGATTGTTTGGCGCAATGGAAACCCACCCGATGATCTCGCGCGTTTGGAGCGTCTTGGGTTAAATATCGTCGATTCGCATCCTATACAATTGAGTGATGTCGCCAGTGAATTGAGAAAGTTTGGGCAGTTGCTAGGACACCAAGCGCGAGCCGAGCAGCAAGCATTAGCGTTTGAGCATAAATTGCAATCGATACGTGAACGGTATCAATCGACGACCAAATTGCGAGTGTTTTATGAGTTGTGGCCTCAACCTCTTACAACGGTGAGTCGCGGAAGTTGGCCTCAGCAAATTTTGGATTTGTGTCATGTCGACAATGTGTTGATTGATACCAAAGGAGAATACCCAAACGTGAGTTTGGAAACGGTGGTCGCCTTGTCGCCATCAGTGATTATTCAACCGCATGATAGCGCAAGGAATATACCGGCCACGGACTGGTCGAAATGGCCTGTGATACCTGCGGTTAAAAAAAACAACATATTGCACCCCAATGCGGATCGATTGCACCGCATGACAACGCGTATGTTGGATGAAGCATCTTTGTTGTGCGAGGCTCTTGATCAGCTCCGCTGA
- a CDS encoding TonB-dependent receptor domain-containing protein, producing the protein MKKNTLYVAIATALLSAPVCAEETETMVITANRVEQNKFDVMASVDVITREDIQLIQPVSVVDLLNRTSGVTFVQQGGAANTTSIFMRGTNSNQVLILIDGARVGSATLGQKSIQDLSPTQIDRIEVVKGPRAALYGSDAIGGVIQIFTRDLAPNQFNLGGGYGSNNTAQFDAAGGFELFGSRNTMSITGQKSDGFSVTDAEPDDDGYERGAVSLKGDYQVGKVLSFDWMGLIEKGDYDFDGGFENQKDYRNHLVQIGTTADLGQTILRLEIGQSEDEQNGYGNGIGKGDGSLYQTTINQLSANVTHSINDDFTVILGADLQDQEVDSSDPIAVDERTVEGYYAGLTGEVGQFLAEAAVRYDDIEHVDSETTYNLSAGYKFSPNWLVSLNYGTGFKAPSFNDLYSPWGGNQDLVPETSDTVELLLKGNLDLVSIEFAAYNTNIDDLIEWAPIAPGNPNWTPTNLSSAEIKGIDLTLSTSLFDIEHQLTATLLDAENKTTKEDLIRRPSQKFTYAASYAYNQWNVSGDLSYNSDAEDSYGAKLHSYSLLNVFAGYEFDNNFTVRAYGRNMLDKDYSGAIGYNTAGREVGLTVTLQNY; encoded by the coding sequence ATGAAAAAAAATACACTTTACGTCGCCATTGCAACTGCATTGCTGAGTGCACCAGTCTGCGCAGAAGAAACAGAAACCATGGTGATCACTGCAAACCGTGTTGAACAAAATAAATTCGACGTGATGGCATCAGTTGATGTGATCACGCGCGAAGATATTCAATTGATTCAGCCTGTCTCTGTGGTTGATCTGTTGAACCGAACGTCGGGCGTGACCTTCGTTCAACAAGGCGGCGCAGCGAACACTACGTCGATTTTTATGCGCGGAACAAATTCCAATCAAGTGCTTATTTTGATCGATGGCGCACGAGTGGGCTCTGCCACATTGGGTCAAAAGTCGATTCAAGATCTATCGCCTACTCAAATCGACCGTATTGAAGTGGTGAAAGGACCCCGTGCTGCATTGTATGGCTCAGATGCAATTGGTGGTGTGATTCAAATCTTCACTCGCGATTTGGCGCCGAATCAATTTAACCTTGGCGGTGGTTATGGCTCTAATAACACTGCACAGTTCGACGCAGCCGGTGGCTTTGAGCTGTTTGGTAGCCGCAACACTATGAGCATCACGGGCCAAAAAAGTGATGGTTTTAGCGTGACCGATGCCGAGCCTGATGATGATGGCTACGAACGCGGTGCGGTAAGCCTAAAAGGCGATTACCAAGTGGGAAAAGTACTATCTTTTGATTGGATGGGCCTGATTGAAAAGGGTGATTATGATTTCGATGGTGGATTTGAAAACCAAAAAGACTACCGAAATCACCTCGTGCAAATAGGCACAACAGCCGACCTTGGCCAAACGATTTTGCGTTTGGAAATTGGCCAAAGTGAAGATGAACAAAACGGTTATGGCAATGGTATAGGAAAGGGCGATGGTTCTTTGTATCAAACCACCATTAATCAGTTGTCTGCCAATGTTACCCACAGCATTAATGATGATTTTACGGTGATTCTGGGGGCTGACCTACAAGATCAAGAAGTAGATAGTAGTGATCCCATTGCCGTTGATGAGCGCACGGTTGAAGGCTACTACGCAGGTTTGACTGGCGAAGTAGGGCAATTCCTAGCTGAAGCTGCAGTTCGATACGACGACATTGAGCATGTGGACAGCGAAACGACCTATAACCTAAGTGCGGGTTACAAATTTTCACCCAACTGGCTAGTAAGCTTGAATTACGGGACTGGTTTTAAGGCGCCGTCGTTCAATGACCTGTATTCGCCCTGGGGCGGTAATCAAGACTTGGTGCCTGAAACATCGGATACTGTTGAGTTGTTGCTCAAAGGCAACTTGGATTTGGTCTCGATTGAATTTGCGGCATACAACACCAATATTGATGACTTGATCGAATGGGCTCCTATTGCGCCAGGTAACCCAAACTGGACACCGACGAACCTTTCTAGCGCTGAAATCAAAGGTATTGATTTAACCCTCAGCACATCTTTGTTTGATATTGAGCATCAGCTTACTGCAACCCTGTTGGATGCTGAAAACAAAACGACGAAGGAAGATTTAATTCGCCGTCCTTCACAAAAGTTCACGTATGCTGCAAGTTACGCATATAACCAATGGAATGTGTCCGGAGACTTGTCGTACAACAGCGACGCTGAAGATTCGTATGGTGCGAAACTGCATTCCTACAGCTTGTTGAATGTCTTTGCGGGTTATGAGTTTGATAACAATTTCACGGTTCGAGCCTACGGCCGAAATATGCTAGATAAAGATTACTCTGGAGCTATTGGTTACAACACAGCGGGTCGAGAGGTGGGATTAACTGTCACACTGCAAAACTATTAA